From Solwaraspora sp. WMMD1047, the proteins below share one genomic window:
- a CDS encoding TetR/AcrR family transcriptional regulator gives MSRQEELADAAIRVLGRRGLRQLTHRAVDAEAALPAGSTSNRYRTRDALLRAVVERLAVLDRADWAQLAPPGGPSASPGGSRPVAGLVPALVDFVRLALADGRDRTMARYALSLEAAVNPELAAELARGSAEIRSWATPWLRAAGSTDPDLHCRLMLDYLDGVLLHQLAYRDPDFDPRPGIETILRALLTR, from the coding sequence ATGTCCAGGCAGGAGGAGTTGGCCGACGCGGCGATCCGGGTGCTGGGCCGGCGTGGACTGCGCCAGCTCACCCACCGGGCGGTCGACGCTGAGGCGGCCCTACCCGCCGGCTCCACCTCCAACCGCTACCGGACCCGGGACGCACTGCTGCGCGCGGTGGTGGAGCGGCTGGCCGTTCTGGACCGCGCCGACTGGGCCCAGCTCGCCCCGCCCGGCGGACCATCCGCATCGCCCGGCGGGAGCCGGCCGGTGGCCGGGCTGGTCCCGGCGTTGGTGGACTTCGTGCGGCTGGCGCTGGCCGACGGGCGGGACCGCACGATGGCCCGGTACGCGCTCAGCCTGGAGGCGGCGGTCAACCCCGAACTCGCCGCCGAACTGGCCCGCGGCAGCGCCGAGATCCGCAGCTGGGCCACCCCGTGGCTGCGCGCCGCCGGCTCGACCGATCCGGACCTGCACTGCCGCCTGATGCTCGACTACCTCGACGGCGTCCTGCTGCACCAACTGGCCTACCGGGACCCGGACTTCGACCCCCGACCCGGCATCGAGACCATCCTCCGTGCCCTGCTCACCCGGTGA
- a CDS encoding FAD-dependent monooxygenase gives MTGNAAVIGGGIGGLAAAAILQRAGWSVRVHERAGTLGGAGTALGMWPEALRALDALGIGAEVRRIGAPQRTGEFRRPDGRRIATIDVAALVRRTGDTVHLISRPALLRLLAGALSPGTVTFDSEVTSVSDLVDDHDVVIAADGIFGRSRGQLFGAAGAPRYAGVTAWRGTVPGATSAVTETWGPGRRFGITPREDGRTNWYASLRTPAGGRAPGGEVTLLRALFGDWHDEVRRVLAGIREEEVLRHDLYHLAPPLPSYVAGSVALIGDAAHAMTPDLGRGACEALVDAVTLGRCLIDEPAVAVALARYDRARRRPTQRLARVSHLVGRLAQARRWTGARNAAVRLALAAGPPN, from the coding sequence ATGACGGGAAACGCGGCAGTCATCGGGGGCGGCATCGGCGGACTGGCCGCGGCTGCCATATTGCAGCGGGCCGGGTGGTCGGTCCGGGTCCACGAGCGGGCCGGCACGCTGGGCGGGGCCGGCACCGCGCTCGGCATGTGGCCGGAGGCGCTGCGCGCACTCGACGCGCTCGGCATCGGCGCCGAGGTCCGGCGGATCGGCGCGCCGCAGCGCACCGGCGAGTTCCGGCGGCCGGACGGCCGCCGGATCGCCACCATCGACGTGGCCGCCCTGGTCCGCCGGACCGGCGACACGGTGCACCTGATCTCCCGCCCGGCCCTGCTGCGACTGCTGGCCGGCGCCCTCTCCCCCGGCACGGTGACCTTCGACAGCGAGGTGACGAGCGTGTCGGACCTGGTCGACGACCACGACGTGGTGATCGCCGCGGACGGCATCTTCGGCCGGAGCAGGGGCCAGCTCTTCGGCGCCGCCGGCGCGCCCCGCTACGCCGGGGTGACCGCCTGGCGGGGCACGGTGCCGGGCGCGACCTCAGCGGTGACCGAGACCTGGGGGCCGGGTCGCCGGTTCGGCATCACCCCCCGCGAGGACGGCCGGACCAACTGGTACGCCTCCCTGCGTACCCCGGCCGGCGGGCGCGCCCCGGGCGGCGAGGTGACCCTCCTGCGGGCGCTCTTCGGGGACTGGCACGACGAGGTCCGTCGGGTGCTCGCCGGGATCCGCGAGGAGGAGGTGCTCCGGCACGACCTCTACCACCTCGCCCCGCCGCTGCCGTCCTACGTGGCCGGGTCGGTGGCGCTGATCGGCGACGCCGCGCACGCGATGACCCCGGACCTCGGCCGGGGGGCGTGCGAGGCGCTCGTGGACGCGGTGACGCTGGGGCGCTGTCTGATCGACGAGCCGGCCGTCGCGGTGGCGCTGGCCCGCTACGACCGCGCCCGGCGCCGGCCCACCCAGCGGCTGGCCCGGGTCTCGCACCTCGTCGGCCGACTGGCCCAGGCGCGGCGGTGGACCGGCGCCCGGAACGCGGCGGTCCGACTCGCACTCGCCGCCGGCCCGCCGAACTGA
- a CDS encoding superoxide dismutase: MRHRGRNLPVNRRTLLITTALAVTAAGLPAAPAAGAPAITGPVFPDSFPLPPGFQPEGIAIGSSPYAFFGSRATGAIYRASLVTGRGEIINPGPGTPSLGLKIDKRLRLFVAGGTGGDARVIHARTGELLASYRLADGASFVNDVVLTPGGAWFTDSTNPVLYRLPLDRAGRLPGPDGVVRVPLTGDIAYGTGINANGIVRTPDGTGLLIVQSGTGLLFRVDPRTGLTRTVDLGGELLTNGDGLLLDGWTLYVVQNRINTVAVLGLDRAGTRGRLLTRRTDPRFDVPTTVAAYGRRLYLPNARFSTPPTPTTEYDVIAIPRH; this comes from the coding sequence ATGCGTCACCGCGGACGCAACCTGCCGGTCAACCGCCGCACGCTGCTGATCACCACCGCCCTCGCCGTCACCGCCGCCGGACTGCCGGCCGCCCCGGCCGCCGGAGCCCCGGCCATCACCGGGCCGGTCTTTCCCGACAGCTTCCCGCTGCCACCCGGTTTCCAGCCGGAGGGGATCGCGATCGGCTCCTCGCCGTACGCCTTCTTCGGCTCCCGGGCCACCGGCGCGATCTACCGCGCCAGCCTGGTCACCGGCCGGGGCGAGATCATCAACCCGGGACCGGGTACGCCCTCCCTCGGCCTCAAGATCGACAAGCGGCTGCGGCTCTTCGTCGCCGGCGGGACCGGCGGCGACGCCCGGGTCATCCACGCCCGCACCGGCGAGCTGCTGGCCAGCTACCGGCTCGCCGACGGGGCCAGCTTCGTCAACGACGTCGTCCTGACGCCGGGCGGGGCCTGGTTCACCGACTCGACGAACCCGGTGCTCTACCGGCTGCCGCTGGACCGGGCCGGCCGGCTGCCCGGCCCGGACGGCGTCGTCCGGGTGCCGCTCACCGGCGACATCGCCTACGGCACCGGGATCAACGCCAACGGCATCGTCCGGACCCCCGACGGCACCGGCCTGCTGATCGTGCAGTCCGGCACCGGCCTGCTGTTCCGGGTCGACCCGCGCACCGGGCTGACCCGCACCGTCGACCTCGGCGGGGAGTTGCTGACAAACGGCGACGGCCTGCTGCTCGACGGGTGGACCCTCTACGTGGTCCAGAACCGGATCAACACCGTCGCCGTGCTCGGCCTGGACCGGGCCGGCACCCGCGGCCGGCTGCTGACCCGCCGGACCGACCCCAGGTTCGACGTGCCGACCACGGTGGCCGCCTACGGCCGGCGGCTCTACCTGCCGAACGCCCGCTTCTCCACCCCGCCGACCCCCACCACCGAGTACGACGTCATCGCGATCCCTCGGCACTGA
- a CDS encoding cation diffusion facilitator family transporter, producing the protein MGAGHDHGGAASRAADQHRGRLWAAFGLLAALMLVEAVTALLTGSLALLSDAGHMFTDVLGIGMALAAITAARRAVGDPQRTFGLYRLEVLAALANAVLLSGVAVYVLIEAVSRLDDPPEVTAGPVLVVAVAGLLANIVAFALLRSGARDNINMRGAYLEVLGDLLGSVGVIVAAVVIATTQWWWADPLVAVGIGLFILPRTWRLGRAAVRILVQAAPEHLDVPAVRSRLCAVPGVSDVHDLHVWTLTSGMEVASAHLTIDPDAEVGTVLTAARSALTEEFHIEHATLQVEPGTSPGGCGPTTW; encoded by the coding sequence GTGGGCGCAGGTCATGACCACGGCGGGGCCGCCTCGCGGGCCGCCGACCAGCACCGGGGTCGGCTCTGGGCCGCGTTCGGGCTGCTCGCCGCCCTGATGCTCGTCGAGGCGGTCACCGCCCTGCTCACCGGCTCGCTGGCACTGCTCTCCGACGCCGGGCACATGTTCACCGACGTACTCGGGATCGGGATGGCCCTGGCGGCGATCACCGCGGCCCGCCGGGCGGTGGGTGACCCGCAGCGGACCTTCGGCCTCTACCGGCTGGAGGTGCTCGCCGCGCTCGCCAACGCCGTACTGCTCTCCGGCGTCGCGGTCTACGTGCTGATCGAGGCGGTGAGCCGCCTCGACGACCCACCAGAGGTGACCGCCGGCCCGGTGCTGGTGGTCGCGGTCGCCGGCCTGCTCGCCAACATCGTGGCCTTCGCCCTGCTCCGGTCCGGCGCCCGCGACAACATCAACATGCGGGGTGCGTATCTGGAGGTGCTCGGTGACCTGCTCGGCTCGGTCGGGGTGATCGTGGCCGCCGTGGTGATCGCGACCACCCAATGGTGGTGGGCGGACCCACTGGTCGCGGTCGGGATCGGGCTGTTCATCCTGCCCCGGACCTGGCGGCTCGGCCGGGCCGCGGTACGCATCCTGGTGCAGGCCGCGCCGGAGCACCTCGACGTGCCGGCCGTACGGTCCCGGCTCTGCGCCGTACCCGGCGTCTCCGACGTGCACGACCTGCACGTGTGGACGCTGACCTCGGGGATGGAGGTGGCCTCGGCCCACCTGACCATCGACCCCGACGCCGAGGTCGGCACGGTGCTCACCGCGGCCCGGTCGGCGCTGACCGAGGAGTTCCACATCGAGCACGCGACCCTGCAGGTCGAACCGGGCACCTCCCCCGGGGGCTGCGGCCCGACGACCTGGTGA